The following coding sequences lie in one Cannabis sativa cultivar Pink pepper isolate KNU-18-1 chromosome 5, ASM2916894v1, whole genome shotgun sequence genomic window:
- the LOC115716302 gene encoding 14 kDa proline-rich protein DC2.15 translates to MASRAQVSTSLLVALNLVFFTMVSSTYVPCPPPPHKHHHKNPSPAVPNPNYKPKYCPLDTLKLGVCANLLNDLVNLVVGTPPKTPCCTLIGGLVDLDAAVCLCTALKANVLGLNLNVPISLSLILNNCGKRVPSGFQCP, encoded by the coding sequence ATGGCTTCTAGGGCACAAGTGTCCACTTCTCTTCTTGTAGCCCTAAACTTGGTGTTTTTCACCATGGTTAGCTCCACTTATGTACCATGCCCACCACCACCCCACAAACACCACCACAAAAATCCATCACCTGCTGTCCCTAATCCTAACTATAAGCCCAAATACTGTCCTTTGGACACCCTTAAGTTAGGAGTGTGTGCGAATTTGTTAAATGACTTGGTGAACCTTGTTGTTGGGACCCCACCCAAGACCCCTTGTTGTACACTCATAGGAGGTTTAGTTGATCTCGATGCTGCTGTGTGCCTTTGCACTGCCCTTAAAGCTAACGTTTTGGGACTCAACCTTAATGTTCCGATTTCACTGAGCTTGATTCTCAACAACTGTGGCAAGCGCGTTCCGTCCGGCTTCCAATGTCCTTAA